Proteins found in one Microbacterium sp. LWS13-1.2 genomic segment:
- a CDS encoding VOC family protein gives MTADTSFDVAHLAHVELLTPKPAESRWFFEELLAMRVVAEDGDSIYLRTWDEYQLYTIKLTASDAAGVGRTSFRASSPQALERRVAAIEATGHGTGWTEGDVGCGPTYGFTDPDGHTMAIFYEAERYVATDDRPALKNQASRFPGRGVNARRLDHINYLAKDVEANGEFLRDALGMRESERIRLDNGRFAAWWFRFSLKSYDVVYSDDWTKHGNRLHHIAFAPDTREDILKAADIFLENGIHIESGPHKHAINQTFFLYVWEPGGNRIEFAQAGARLLLDPDQPVVEWSEAERKKGQAWGMKTIETFHTHGTPLV, from the coding sequence ATGACCGCCGACACCTCGTTCGACGTCGCCCACCTCGCCCACGTCGAATTGCTGACCCCGAAGCCGGCGGAGAGCCGGTGGTTCTTCGAGGAGCTCCTCGCGATGCGCGTCGTCGCCGAGGACGGCGACTCGATCTACCTGCGCACGTGGGACGAGTACCAGCTGTACACGATCAAGCTCACCGCGTCGGATGCCGCGGGCGTGGGCCGCACCTCCTTCCGCGCGTCGTCGCCGCAGGCGCTGGAGCGACGCGTCGCCGCCATCGAGGCGACCGGGCACGGCACCGGATGGACCGAGGGCGACGTGGGCTGCGGGCCGACGTACGGGTTCACCGACCCCGACGGGCACACGATGGCGATCTTCTACGAGGCCGAGCGCTACGTCGCCACCGACGACAGGCCGGCGCTCAAGAACCAGGCCTCACGCTTCCCCGGCCGGGGCGTGAACGCCCGCCGCCTGGACCACATCAACTACCTCGCGAAGGACGTCGAGGCGAACGGGGAGTTCCTGCGCGACGCGCTCGGCATGCGCGAGTCGGAGCGCATCCGGCTCGACAACGGGAGGTTCGCGGCGTGGTGGTTCCGCTTCTCGCTGAAGTCGTACGACGTCGTGTACTCCGACGACTGGACCAAGCACGGCAACCGCCTGCACCACATCGCGTTCGCCCCCGACACCCGTGAAGACATCCTGAAGGCCGCCGACATCTTCCTCGAGAACGGCATCCACATCGAGTCGGGGCCGCACAAGCACGCCATCAACCAGACGTTCTTCCTCTACGTCTGGGAGCCCGGCGGCAACCGCATCGAGTTCGCCCAGGCCGGCGCCCGCCTATTGCTGGACCCCGATCAGCCCGTCGTCGAGTGGTCCGAGGCCGAGCGCAAGAAGGGCCAGGCCTGGGGCATGAAGACGATCGAGACCTTCCACACCCACGGCACCCCGCTGGTCTGA